A single region of the Silene latifolia isolate original U9 population chromosome 8, ASM4854445v1, whole genome shotgun sequence genome encodes:
- the LOC141595124 gene encoding putative mitochondrial protein AtMg00310, whose product MVKPKTDGGLEFRDFRLFNLALLGKKAWRLITNPDSLWSRLMKARYCPEGEFMTASIGHNPSYTWRSIFEARSVLEQGLRRRIGDGNEMKVWGHAWVPNTQTGRIILPYLPGNEGMRVSELMREDGLGWDTGRIAQLLLPFERDRIMNLRMSPNRQWDIWY is encoded by the coding sequence ATGGTGAAACCCAAGACTGATGGAGGGCTCGAGTTTAGGGACTTCAGGCTCTTTAACCTCGCGCTTTTAGGCAAGAAAGCATGGCGTCTAATCACAAATCCCGATAGTTTATGGTCCCGGTTGATGAAGGCTCGATACTGTCCCGAGGGTGAGTTTATGACAGCTTCGATTGGACACAATCCCAGTTACACTTGGCGGAGTATTTTTGAGGCAAGATCGGTTTTGGAGCAGGGACTACGAAGGAGGATTGGTGATGGGAATGAAATGAAGGTGTGGGGACATGCTTGGGTTCCTAATACACAGACGGGACGGATTATCTTGCCTTACTTGCCGGGTAATGAAGGTATGCGTGTTAGTGAGCTCATGCGAGAGGACGGACTGGGATGGGATACGGGGAGGATTGCTCAGCTTCTCTTGCCCTTCGAACGTGACCGCATTATGAATTTACGAATGAGCCCAAATAGGCAATGGGATATTTGGTACTAG
- the LOC141595125 gene encoding uncharacterized protein LOC141595125, which produces MYTVRNAYKLLAGDVGDMASSSDWERGKWLWNRIWKVSLWPRVKLFFWQMCSEALATKANIAARIRGECSSYLFCSYFIESSLHLFRDCGVAKWVWEELGIEYGTEGEGGDIRDLVEQVWKEMSATECGTFMVGCWAIWEHRNKVTFDEARVDPKGVVRRVRDVLHEGIGIEVHTIAGRRRRVKEGEGVGTGIVCRDGRGEVAWGLSVVRDESWEVHEAEAMAVLDGLEDAARRGVPKVEVESDSVYPSL; this is translated from the exons ATGTATACGGTTCGAAATGCGTATAAGCTACTTGCCGGGGATGTGGGTGATATGGCTAGCTCGTCTGATTGGGAGAGAGGGAAATGGCTCTGGAATCGGATTTGGAAGGTTTCGCTCTGGCCCCGCGTTAAACTTTTCTTCTGGCAAATGTGTAGTGAAGCGCTGGCCACGAAAGCAAACATCGCTGCCCGGATAAGAGGTGAGTGCTCTTCTTATCTTTTTTGTTCATATTTTATTGAGTCGAGTCTTCATTTATTTCGAGATTGTGGGGTGGCAAAATGGGTATGGGAGGAGCTGGGCATTGAGTATGGAACGGAGGGTGAAGGTGGTGATATTCGGGATTTGGTGGAGCAGGTGTGGAAGGAGATGAGTGCAACGGAGTGTGGTACTTTCATGGTGGGATGTTGGGCTATATGGGAACACCGAAATAAGGTGACGTTTGACGAAGCAAGGGTTGATCCAAAGGGAGTTGTGCGAAGGGTTAGGGATGTCCTACATGAAGGCATTGGGATCGAGGTGCATACAATAGCGGGAAGGAGGAGAC GGGTGAAGGAGGGGGAAGGAGTTGGGACAGGGATTGTTTGCCGTGATGGACGAGGAGAGGTGGCTTGGGGCTTGTCTGTTGTTCGGGACGAGAGTTGGGAGGTTCATGAAGCGGAAGCTATGGCTGTGCTCGATGGGTTGGAGGACGCTGCTCGTAGAGGAGTGCCGAAGGTGGAAGTGGAGAGTGATAGCGTCTATCCCTCACTTTAG